Proteins encoded by one window of Streptomyces uncialis:
- a CDS encoding M16 family metallopeptidase, whose amino-acid sequence MDFHPQPQAGEAKPWAFPAPTRATLGNGLTVLRCDRPGQQVVAVEILLDSPLDAEPAGLDGVATIMARAFSEGTDKHSAEEFAAELERCGATLDAHADHPCVRVSLEVPVSRLPKALGLLADALRAPAFADSEVERLVRNRLDEIPHESANPARRAAKELYKRLFPAEVRMSRPRQGTEETVSAIDSAAVRAFYERHVRPATATAVIVGDFTGVDVDEVLTDTLGAWTGGQAEPRPVPPVSADDTGRVFIVDRPGAVQTQVLIGRVGADRHDRVWPAQVLGTYCLGGTLTSRLDRVLREEKGYTYGVRAFAQVLRSTADGSGAAMLGISGSVDTGSTGPALDDLWKVLRTLAREGLTDPERDVAVQNLVGVAPLKYETAAAVAATLADQVEQELPDDFQAQLYQRLAATGTVEATAAVVNAFPVDRLVTVLVGDAAQIEEPVKALGLGEVTVVGGQ is encoded by the coding sequence ATGGACTTCCATCCTCAGCCGCAGGCCGGCGAGGCCAAGCCGTGGGCCTTCCCGGCGCCCACCCGCGCGACCCTCGGCAACGGCCTGACCGTGCTGCGCTGCGACCGTCCCGGTCAGCAGGTCGTCGCGGTGGAGATCCTGCTCGACAGCCCGCTGGACGCCGAACCGGCCGGACTCGACGGTGTCGCCACCATCATGGCGCGTGCCTTCTCCGAGGGCACCGACAAGCACTCGGCGGAGGAGTTCGCCGCGGAGCTGGAGCGCTGCGGCGCCACCCTCGACGCCCACGCCGACCATCCCTGTGTGCGGGTCTCCCTCGAAGTGCCCGTCTCCCGGCTGCCGAAGGCCCTCGGGCTGCTCGCGGACGCCCTGCGCGCGCCCGCCTTCGCGGACAGCGAGGTCGAGCGCCTGGTCCGCAACCGCCTGGACGAGATCCCGCACGAGTCGGCCAACCCGGCCCGCCGCGCGGCGAAGGAGCTGTACAAGCGGCTCTTCCCGGCCGAGGTACGGATGTCCCGGCCGCGGCAGGGCACCGAGGAGACCGTCTCGGCGATCGACTCGGCGGCCGTCCGCGCGTTCTACGAGCGGCATGTGCGGCCCGCCACCGCGACGGCCGTCATCGTCGGGGACTTCACCGGTGTCGACGTGGACGAGGTCCTCACGGACACCCTCGGCGCCTGGACGGGCGGTCAGGCCGAGCCCCGGCCCGTGCCCCCGGTGTCCGCCGACGACACCGGGCGGGTCTTCATCGTGGACCGTCCCGGAGCGGTCCAGACCCAGGTCCTCATCGGCCGGGTCGGCGCCGACCGGCACGACCGTGTGTGGCCCGCGCAGGTCCTCGGCACGTACTGCCTGGGCGGCACCCTCACCTCGCGGCTGGACCGGGTCCTGCGTGAGGAGAAGGGCTACACCTACGGGGTGCGGGCCTTCGCGCAGGTGCTGCGGTCGACGGCGGACGGATCGGGCGCGGCGATGCTCGGCATCTCCGGTTCCGTCGACACGGGCTCCACCGGCCCGGCGCTCGACGACCTCTGGAAGGTCCTGCGCACCCTCGCGCGGGAGGGCCTGACGGACCCCGAGCGGGATGTCGCCGTGCAGAACCTCGTCGGGGTCGCCCCGCTCAAGTACGAGACGGCCGCGGCCGTCGCGGCCACCCTCGCCGACCAGGTCGAGCAGGAGCTCCCGGACGACTTCCAGGCGCAGCTCTACCAGCGGCTCGCCGCGACCGGCACCGTGGAGGCCACCGCGGCCGTCGTGAACGCCTTCCCGGTGGACCGTCTGGTGACCGTCCTCGTCGGGGACGCGGCGCAGATCGAGGAGCCCGTGAAGGCCCTCGGCCTCGGTGAAGTGACCGTGGTCGGCGGCCAGTAG